Proteins from a single region of Symphalangus syndactylus isolate Jambi chromosome 12, NHGRI_mSymSyn1-v2.1_pri, whole genome shotgun sequence:
- the LOC134734720 gene encoding small proline-rich protein 2B-like — protein MSYQQQQCKQPCQPPPVCPTPKCPEPCPPPKCPEPCPPPKCPQLCPPQQCQQKYPPVTPSPPCQPKYPPKSK, from the coding sequence ATGTCTTATCAACAGCAGCAGTGCAAGCAGCCCTGCCAGCCACCTCCTGTGTGCCCCACGCCAAAGTGCCCAGAGCCATGTCCACCCCCGAAATGCCCTGAGCCCTGCCCACCACCAAAGTGTCCAcagctctgcccacctcagcagtGCCAGCAGAAATATCCTCCTGTGacaccttccccaccctgccagcCAAAGTATCCACCCAAGAGCAAGTAA